In Actinoplanes sp. NBC_00393, a single genomic region encodes these proteins:
- a CDS encoding zinc ribbon domain-containing protein yields MKAAPEAQRRLLDLQAIDTAVAQLTHKRKTLPELAEIDAAARELSALEDERVRAQVAVDDLDRDIARYEKDIEQVRIRKERDQQRLKSGGALKEIEGLEHELATLNRRQSELEDAELELMEQREAAVATLTEVQGRLSAAAGRRSDAERRRDETLDELAKEQEFKTGARVPLAADLPADLVTLYDKIRTETGMGAALVYAGRCGACRIELYGADLARVKAAPADEVVRCEECRRIMVRTSESGL; encoded by the coding sequence GTGAAGGCCGCCCCGGAAGCTCAGCGCCGCCTGCTCGATCTGCAGGCCATCGACACCGCTGTCGCCCAGCTCACCCACAAGCGGAAGACGCTGCCCGAGCTGGCCGAGATCGACGCCGCCGCGCGGGAGCTCTCCGCCCTGGAGGACGAGCGGGTCCGCGCCCAGGTCGCGGTCGACGACCTGGACCGGGACATCGCCCGCTACGAGAAGGACATCGAGCAGGTCCGGATCCGCAAGGAGCGGGACCAGCAGCGGCTGAAGTCGGGCGGCGCGCTGAAGGAGATCGAGGGACTCGAGCACGAGCTGGCCACCCTGAACCGGCGGCAGTCCGAGCTGGAGGACGCCGAGCTGGAGCTGATGGAGCAGCGGGAGGCCGCGGTGGCCACGCTCACCGAGGTGCAGGGGCGGCTCTCGGCGGCGGCCGGTCGCCGGTCGGACGCCGAGCGACGGCGCGACGAGACGCTCGACGAGCTGGCCAAGGAGCAGGAGTTCAAGACCGGCGCGCGGGTGCCGCTGGCCGCGGACCTGCCGGCCGACCTGGTCACCCTCTACGACAAGATTCGTACCGAGACCGGCATGGGCGCCGCGCTGGTGTACGCGGGCCGCTGCGGCGCCTGCCGGATCGAGCTGTACGGCGCCGACCTGGCCCGGGTCAAGGCCGCCCCTGCCGACGAGGTGGTCCGCTGCGAGGAGTGCCGCCGGATCATGGTGCGCACCTCGGAGTCCGGCCTGTGA
- a CDS encoding bifunctional RNase H/acid phosphatase, with product MSLRVVVEADGGSRGNPGPAGYGAVVREAATGEVLLERYESLGVATNNVAEYSGLIAGLRAAAELNADRVDVRMDSKLVIEQMCGRWQIKNAGLRPLAAEAAGLVGKFAEVTFDWIPREKNKAADALANRAMDEAAGKSVPDVVPETRPAAKPKSWAPPSLENATRIILVRHGSTPLTSQGRYSGRGDVPLTDEGEAQAMAAGGRVAGISRDVAAVLSSPLSRCTRTAELIAAEVGGVPVTVMDDLIECDFGAWEARTFAEVQEQWPDEMQAWLESTGVAPPGGESFQAVAKRVRRAMAAVLSAYPGKTVVLVSHVSPIKLILRDALAAGDAFLHRLFLDAAGVSTMDVWPDGNIAVRSVNETAHLR from the coding sequence GTGAGCCTGCGCGTCGTCGTCGAGGCGGACGGTGGCTCGCGGGGCAACCCGGGCCCGGCCGGTTACGGCGCGGTGGTCCGTGAGGCGGCCACCGGCGAGGTCCTCCTGGAGCGCTACGAATCGCTCGGGGTCGCCACCAACAACGTGGCCGAGTACTCCGGGCTGATCGCGGGTCTGCGGGCCGCCGCCGAGCTGAACGCCGACCGGGTCGACGTCCGGATGGACTCGAAGCTGGTCATCGAGCAGATGTGCGGCCGCTGGCAGATCAAGAACGCCGGGCTGCGGCCGCTCGCCGCCGAGGCGGCCGGCCTGGTCGGCAAGTTCGCCGAGGTCACCTTCGACTGGATCCCCCGGGAGAAGAACAAGGCCGCGGACGCGCTGGCCAACCGCGCGATGGACGAGGCGGCCGGCAAGAGCGTGCCGGACGTCGTTCCGGAGACCCGTCCGGCGGCCAAGCCGAAGTCCTGGGCGCCGCCGTCGCTGGAGAACGCGACGCGGATCATCCTGGTCCGGCACGGCTCGACGCCGCTCACGTCGCAGGGCCGCTACTCCGGGCGCGGCGACGTGCCGCTCACCGACGAGGGCGAGGCACAGGCGATGGCCGCGGGCGGGCGGGTGGCCGGCATCAGCCGCGACGTCGCGGCGGTGCTCAGCTCACCCCTTTCCCGGTGTACGCGTACCGCAGAGCTGATCGCTGCCGAGGTCGGTGGCGTGCCGGTCACGGTGATGGACGACCTGATCGAGTGCGACTTCGGCGCGTGGGAGGCCCGCACCTTCGCCGAGGTGCAGGAACAGTGGCCGGACGAGATGCAGGCGTGGCTGGAGTCGACCGGTGTCGCTCCGCCGGGTGGGGAGTCGTTCCAGGCGGTGGCGAAGCGGGTGCGCCGGGCCATGGCGGCGGTGCTCTCGGCGTACCCCGGAAAGACCGTCGTCCTGGTCTCGCACGTCTCACCGATCAAACTGATTCTTCGCGATGCGCTCGCCGCAGGCGACGCGTTCCTGCACCGGCTGTTCCTGGACGCCGCCGGCGTCTCCACGATGGATGTCTGGCCGGACGGGAACATCGCGGTGCGCTCGGTCAACGAGACCGCCCATCTTCGATAA
- a CDS encoding glycoside hydrolase family 18 protein → MRGFTRRLVAVAAAAAVVVTGAPTPAQAHSNDSYLKVAYFTQWGIYGRDFQLADVQQSGAAAKLTHINYAFGPVTAAGVCDSADPWADWGTSFSAENSVDGVADVAGQPIAGNLNQLAELKKKNPKLKALISLGGWTGSAYFSDAVLTDASRKKLVSSCIDLWIKGNLPGLPAGVAAGIFDGIDLDWEWPGSSGNAGNIIRPEDKQNFTALVAEFRSQLDKLGRTSKKKYELSAFVPAAPAKITAGFEVNKIFRYLDFATVQGYDFHGTWEPVANQQSALRVPQGAPDNPDFSVENTINAWIAGGAPKRKLILGVPYYSQGWTGVTGGRNGLFGAATGPAPSTFGGGTEDYKRVKELTSQGFKVHRDVLNGHAWLYDGTTFWTYDDPAVLLQKSLYIRLKGLGGAMMWSLDGDDEKASLTKAISAGLQ, encoded by the coding sequence ATGCGCGGTTTCACCCGCCGCCTCGTCGCCGTGGCGGCCGCCGCCGCGGTCGTCGTGACCGGCGCACCGACTCCCGCACAGGCACATTCGAACGACTCATATCTCAAGGTCGCCTACTTCACCCAGTGGGGCATCTACGGCCGTGACTTCCAGCTCGCCGACGTGCAGCAGTCCGGCGCGGCGGCCAAGCTGACCCACATCAACTACGCGTTCGGGCCGGTCACCGCGGCCGGGGTCTGCGACTCGGCGGACCCATGGGCGGACTGGGGCACGTCGTTCTCCGCGGAGAACAGCGTGGACGGCGTCGCCGACGTGGCCGGACAGCCGATCGCCGGCAACCTCAACCAGCTGGCCGAGCTCAAGAAGAAGAACCCCAAGCTCAAGGCGCTGATCTCGCTCGGCGGCTGGACCGGCTCGGCGTACTTCTCGGACGCGGTGCTGACCGACGCCTCGCGCAAGAAGCTGGTCTCGTCCTGCATCGACCTCTGGATCAAGGGCAACCTGCCCGGTCTGCCCGCGGGCGTCGCGGCCGGCATCTTCGACGGCATCGACCTGGACTGGGAGTGGCCCGGATCGTCCGGCAACGCCGGCAACATCATCCGACCCGAGGACAAGCAGAACTTCACCGCGCTCGTCGCCGAGTTCCGCTCGCAGTTGGACAAGCTGGGTCGCACCAGCAAGAAGAAGTACGAGCTGAGCGCGTTCGTGCCGGCCGCGCCGGCGAAGATCACCGCCGGGTTCGAGGTCAACAAGATCTTCCGGTACCTGGACTTCGCGACGGTGCAGGGCTACGACTTCCACGGCACCTGGGAGCCGGTGGCCAACCAGCAGTCGGCGCTGCGCGTGCCGCAGGGCGCGCCGGACAACCCGGACTTCTCGGTGGAGAACACGATCAACGCGTGGATCGCCGGTGGGGCGCCCAAGCGCAAGCTGATCCTCGGCGTGCCGTACTACAGCCAGGGCTGGACCGGGGTCACCGGCGGCCGTAACGGCCTGTTCGGGGCCGCGACCGGTCCGGCGCCGAGCACCTTCGGCGGCGGCACCGAGGACTACAAGCGGGTCAAGGAGCTGACGTCGCAGGGCTTCAAGGTGCACCGGGACGTGCTGAACGGGCACGCTTGGCTCTACGACGGGACGACGTTCTGGACGTACGACGACCCGGCCGTCCTGCTGCAGAAGTCCCTCTACATCCGGCTCAAGGGTCTGGGCGGGGCGATGATGTGGTCGCTCGACGGTGACGACGAGAAGGCGTCGCTGACCAAGGCGATCTCGGCCGGCCTGCAGTAA
- a CDS encoding DUF3311 domain-containing protein has product MAEPDRPPRTDRSPWNWLLLIPIVVPLLTFLYNHDEPRLAGFPMFYWLQFAFILLGVTTTTIVYQMTKRSRR; this is encoded by the coding sequence ATGGCTGAGCCGGATCGTCCGCCGCGTACCGATAGAAGTCCCTGGAACTGGCTGCTCCTGATTCCGATCGTGGTGCCGCTGCTGACCTTCCTCTACAACCACGACGAGCCGCGCCTGGCCGGCTTCCCGATGTTCTACTGGCTCCAGTTCGCCTTCATCCTGCTCGGCGTCACCACCACGACGATCGTCTACCAGATGACCAAGCGGAGCCGGCGATGA
- the mctP gene encoding monocarboxylate uptake permease MctP, with translation MSDHITEIVIFTLLFLLVSGMGFVASRWRAPKDMAHLDEWGLGGRSFGGWITWFLVGGDLYTAYTFVAVPALIFGAGAAGFFAVPYTVVIYPLFFLILIRLWSVSHRHGFVTPADFVRTRFDSPVLALLIAITGIVATMPYIALQLIGIEAVLKTMGVTGDSVLARHLPIIIAFAILAAYTYQSGLRAPALIAFVKDTLIYIVILVAVLWLPYKLGGWGAIFDAADAKFQASPNPNDGILLNANNQVQYFTLALGSALALFLYPHSITGVLASRNRDVIKRNMSALPAYSLLLGLIALLGYMAISAGVKPLPGSSPGSVDNNTVVPLLFDQQFPSWFAGVAFAAIGIGALVPAAIMSIAAANLFTRNIYKEFLRKDATHAQEANVAKITSLVVKIGAVACIVFLDPQFSIDLQLIGGVIILQTAPAVVIGLYTRWLHRGALIAGWVAGMALGFWMLWQIPNAATGRAHFGGSAFPLSDFGFDTKVTIYVGFVTVLVNLLVAAIVTLILRAAKRPEGVDGTTADDYFADEGDPRIERQRTSTVDSVSST, from the coding sequence ATGAGCGATCACATCACCGAGATCGTCATCTTCACGCTGCTGTTCCTGCTGGTCAGCGGGATGGGCTTCGTCGCCTCCCGGTGGCGGGCGCCGAAGGACATGGCCCATCTGGACGAGTGGGGGCTGGGCGGGCGCAGCTTCGGCGGCTGGATCACCTGGTTCCTGGTCGGCGGTGATCTGTACACGGCGTACACCTTCGTTGCGGTGCCGGCGCTGATCTTCGGCGCCGGGGCGGCCGGGTTCTTCGCGGTGCCCTACACCGTGGTGATCTATCCGCTGTTCTTCCTGATCCTGATCCGGCTCTGGTCGGTGTCGCACCGGCACGGCTTCGTGACGCCGGCCGACTTCGTGCGGACCCGGTTCGACTCACCGGTCCTCGCGCTGCTGATCGCCATCACCGGGATCGTGGCGACCATGCCGTACATCGCCTTGCAGTTGATCGGTATCGAGGCGGTCCTCAAGACGATGGGCGTGACCGGGGACAGCGTGCTGGCCCGGCACCTGCCGATCATCATCGCGTTCGCGATCCTGGCGGCGTACACCTACCAGTCCGGGCTGCGGGCGCCGGCGCTGATCGCGTTCGTGAAGGACACCCTGATCTACATCGTCATCCTGGTGGCGGTGCTGTGGCTGCCGTACAAGCTCGGGGGCTGGGGTGCGATCTTCGATGCCGCCGACGCCAAGTTCCAGGCTTCGCCGAACCCGAACGACGGCATCCTGCTGAACGCCAACAACCAGGTCCAGTACTTCACCCTGGCGCTCGGCTCGGCGCTCGCGCTGTTCCTCTACCCGCACAGCATCACCGGTGTGCTGGCCAGCAGGAACCGCGACGTGATCAAGCGGAACATGTCGGCGCTCCCGGCGTACAGTCTGCTGCTCGGCCTGATCGCCCTGCTCGGCTACATGGCCATCTCGGCCGGGGTGAAGCCGCTGCCCGGGTCCAGCCCCGGCAGCGTGGACAACAACACCGTGGTGCCGCTGCTGTTCGACCAGCAGTTCCCGTCCTGGTTCGCCGGCGTCGCGTTCGCCGCCATCGGCATCGGCGCCCTGGTGCCGGCCGCGATCATGTCGATCGCCGCGGCCAACCTGTTCACCCGCAACATCTACAAGGAGTTCCTGCGCAAGGACGCCACCCACGCGCAGGAGGCGAACGTCGCCAAGATCACCTCGCTGGTGGTGAAGATCGGTGCGGTGGCCTGCATCGTCTTCCTGGACCCGCAGTTCTCCATCGACCTGCAGCTCATCGGTGGCGTGATCATCCTGCAGACGGCGCCGGCCGTGGTGATCGGCCTCTACACCCGCTGGCTGCACCGGGGCGCGCTGATCGCCGGCTGGGTGGCCGGCATGGCCCTCGGGTTCTGGATGCTCTGGCAGATCCCGAACGCGGCGACCGGGCGCGCGCACTTCGGCGGCTCGGCGTTCCCGCTCTCCGACTTCGGTTTCGACACCAAGGTGACGATCTACGTCGGGTTCGTGACCGTGCTGGTCAACTTGCTGGTGGCGGCGATCGTCACGCTGATCCTGCGGGCCGCGAAGAGGCCCGAGGGCGTGGACGGCACGACCGCGGACGACTACTTCGCCGACGAGGGCGACCCGCGGATCGAACGGCAGCGGACCAGCACCGTGGACAGCGTGTCGTCGACCTAG
- a CDS encoding DUF2637 domain-containing protein translates to MATQPTLTQQFATEYAKGAVPGMLRAIRLIKRANGLILIGALTASYLHQAHYLAQLGAGMFAWIVPAVFDLAMLSMLTITQTTGMAVDAKRAAMKILVVVVTISAAVNFAAPGPLGLRIIFALVVGLVAGVEWVAAKIRPDFAAIEEREVSVISEVRPNRKLDPEVAKARAAKAAETRRAKQAAREAQEAARAEAARLRAAKAAEKARARAERDTLEHFLEPRREAIGAHRAP, encoded by the coding sequence TTGGCCACCCAGCCCACCCTCACCCAGCAGTTCGCCACCGAATACGCCAAAGGCGCGGTGCCGGGCATGCTGCGCGCCATCCGCCTGATCAAGCGCGCCAACGGCCTCATTCTGATCGGCGCGCTCACCGCGAGCTACCTGCATCAGGCCCACTACCTGGCCCAACTCGGCGCCGGCATGTTCGCCTGGATCGTCCCGGCCGTCTTCGACCTGGCCATGCTCTCCATGCTCACGATCACCCAGACCACCGGCATGGCCGTCGACGCCAAACGGGCCGCCATGAAGATCCTGGTCGTCGTCGTGACCATCTCCGCCGCCGTGAACTTCGCCGCCCCCGGCCCGCTCGGCCTGCGCATCATCTTCGCCCTGGTGGTCGGCCTGGTAGCCGGCGTCGAATGGGTCGCCGCCAAGATCCGCCCCGACTTCGCCGCCATCGAGGAGCGCGAGGTCTCGGTGATCAGCGAGGTCCGGCCGAACCGCAAGCTCGACCCCGAGGTGGCCAAGGCCCGCGCCGCCAAGGCCGCGGAGACCCGCAGGGCGAAACAGGCGGCCCGGGAAGCCCAGGAGGCAGCGCGGGCCGAGGCCGCCCGGCTGCGGGCGGCCAAGGCCGCTGAGAAGGCACGGGCCCGCGCCGAGCGCGACACGCTCGAGCATTTCCTGGAGCCCCGGCGCGAGGCGATCGGCGCCCACCGAGCCCCATAG
- a CDS encoding GNAT family N-acetyltransferase: MTFTVTEVPERERFEARDEAGELAGVLTYQLTGNIIVFTHTEVTPAFEGSGAGSALARAGLDEARAKGRTVVPMCPFVSGWLDKHPEYESLVARTTRRIK; this comes from the coding sequence GTGACGTTCACGGTGACCGAGGTGCCCGAGCGCGAACGCTTCGAGGCCCGAGACGAGGCGGGTGAGCTCGCCGGCGTGCTCACCTACCAGCTGACCGGCAACATCATCGTCTTCACCCACACCGAGGTGACCCCGGCCTTCGAGGGCTCCGGCGCCGGCTCGGCGCTGGCCCGAGCCGGACTCGACGAGGCCCGCGCCAAGGGCCGGACCGTGGTGCCGATGTGCCCCTTCGTGAGCGGCTGGCTCGACAAACACCCCGAGTACGAGAGCCTCGTCGCCCGAACCACCCGCCGCATCAAATGA
- a CDS encoding tyrosine-type recombinase/integrase, translating to MAHIEDRWFNTINGPGRKITRVKTKLHGVGMRYRVRYTDPTTGRERKKSFPDRAKRAAENFLTSIESDKLRGTYIDPAAGQMLFRDFAETWLRTRRFDASTRESVEIRVRRHLYPYFGDRQLSSIKPGQIREWDAQMVDVIGPATRAVTFTHLRTILGAAVDDERIGKNPCSAKSVDPPRPDERQVDPWTLEQVRAIRAAIPARYQPMVDVGSGCGLRQGEIFGLAVEDIDFIGGWLHVRRQVKRVRSRLVFGLPKNDKERRIPLPESIADILAQHIAAVPPVAVTLPWEDPGKGKPVTANLVFTTTRKNAINRSDFNPDMWHPALKSAGIERSRATGMHALRHFYASALLDAGETIKALAAYLGHADPGFTLRVYTHLMPASEDRTRTAIDALFGHPKKPLTP from the coding sequence ATGGCCCACATCGAGGATCGATGGTTCAACACCATCAACGGACCCGGCAGGAAGATCACTCGGGTCAAGACGAAACTGCACGGCGTCGGCATGCGGTATCGGGTGCGCTACACCGACCCCACCACCGGGCGGGAACGAAAGAAGTCATTCCCCGACCGCGCCAAGCGCGCCGCCGAGAACTTCCTCACCTCGATCGAGTCGGACAAACTTCGGGGCACCTATATCGACCCGGCCGCCGGCCAGATGCTGTTCCGCGATTTCGCCGAGACCTGGCTACGCACACGGCGATTCGACGCCTCCACCCGCGAAAGCGTCGAAATCAGGGTGCGGCGGCACCTCTACCCCTACTTCGGCGACCGTCAGCTCTCGTCCATCAAACCGGGCCAGATCCGCGAGTGGGACGCTCAGATGGTCGACGTGATCGGCCCGGCCACCCGTGCGGTGACCTTCACCCACCTACGCACGATTCTCGGTGCGGCCGTCGATGACGAACGGATCGGCAAGAATCCGTGCTCCGCGAAATCAGTCGATCCGCCCCGCCCCGATGAACGCCAGGTCGACCCGTGGACGCTGGAACAGGTTCGCGCCATTCGGGCGGCAATCCCGGCCCGCTATCAGCCGATGGTGGATGTGGGCAGCGGCTGCGGACTGAGACAGGGCGAGATCTTCGGCCTGGCCGTGGAAGACATCGACTTCATCGGCGGCTGGCTCCATGTCCGGCGGCAGGTAAAGCGGGTCCGGTCCCGGCTCGTCTTCGGCCTCCCGAAGAACGACAAAGAGCGGCGGATACCGCTGCCGGAAAGCATCGCCGACATCCTCGCGCAGCACATCGCCGCTGTTCCCCCGGTGGCCGTCACGCTGCCCTGGGAGGACCCCGGCAAGGGCAAGCCGGTCACGGCAAACCTCGTGTTCACCACGACCCGCAAGAATGCGATCAACCGGAGCGACTTCAATCCGGACATGTGGCACCCAGCCCTGAAGAGCGCTGGAATCGAGCGGAGCCGGGCGACCGGCATGCACGCGCTGCGTCACTTCTACGCCTCGGCTCTACTTGACGCGGGCGAGACCATCAAGGCCCTCGCCGCCTACCTCGGCCACGCCGATCCCGGCTTCACGCTCCGGGTCTACACCCACCTCATGCCGGCCAGCGAGGACCGCACCCGCACCGCCATCGACGCCCTGTTCGGGCACCCGAAAAAGCCGCTGACGCCCTAG
- a CDS encoding helix-turn-helix domain-containing protein: protein MTTTTTDDLWTIERTSQYLGVPVQTLYAWRKRDYGPPAGRVGRHLRYDPDEVRQWFRQQRQAA from the coding sequence ATGACCACTACGACCACAGACGACCTGTGGACGATCGAACGCACCTCCCAGTACCTCGGCGTCCCGGTCCAAACCCTCTACGCCTGGCGCAAACGCGATTACGGCCCACCGGCGGGACGCGTCGGGCGGCACCTGCGCTACGACCCCGACGAAGTCCGCCAGTGGTTCCGTCAGCAGCGGCAGGCGGCGTAA
- a CDS encoding replication initiator, with protein sequence MSSSTLPLGPATTSLVAGSGENAETYWPWAAPTTTSPAPADPDSQLGFDATEVVSARARVRSGDLDDWLGHVSAAAACTRPIRLSGQIDVRNRDGQLMHTIDTETDMPDGVLYTPCGNRRASVCPSCAEVYRRDTFQIIRAGLEGNRYGLPPLDQHIAIFLTATAPSFGPVHHRVVKTHAADCRSRERCTCRASICRPFAKPCPHGVEMRCTTRHKTTDPLLGVPFCLDCYDHTGQVVWNHEAPELWRRTVQEADRELERLGRRLGVTLRRRYVKVYEFQARGVVHYHAIFRLDGYHPDCPTAIVPADQTVTRTMFESVLDTAFRKTAYTSRAHPEHPGGWPIGWGTRGLDLKHINAPGADANLVKLTGYLAKYVTKSTEATGSTFRRLDQLAVDLHTDSTTHVGRLIRACWTLGAADGWQRLRRYAHQYGHGGHITTKSRGFSVTYAFKRLERVIWRRTQGHPHLWDDQEADLVVCRLGYHATGWITTGDALLANSAADAARRHAHNLDYADPDPATTVHPLAA encoded by the coding sequence ATGAGCAGCTCGACGCTGCCTCTCGGACCCGCAACCACTTCCCTGGTTGCGGGCTCGGGGGAGAACGCCGAGACCTACTGGCCGTGGGCCGCCCCCACCACGACCAGCCCGGCCCCCGCCGACCCGGACTCACAACTGGGCTTCGACGCGACCGAGGTTGTCTCCGCCCGTGCCCGGGTCCGCTCCGGTGACCTCGACGACTGGCTCGGCCACGTCAGTGCGGCCGCCGCCTGCACCCGCCCGATCCGGCTGTCCGGGCAGATCGACGTCCGCAACCGCGACGGCCAGCTGATGCACACCATCGACACCGAAACCGACATGCCCGACGGTGTCCTCTACACCCCGTGCGGCAACCGCCGGGCCTCCGTCTGCCCGTCCTGCGCGGAGGTGTACCGCCGCGACACCTTCCAGATCATCCGCGCCGGACTGGAAGGCAACCGCTACGGGCTGCCCCCACTCGACCAGCACATCGCAATCTTCCTGACCGCCACCGCCCCCAGCTTCGGCCCGGTCCACCACCGCGTCGTGAAAACCCACGCCGCTGACTGCCGCAGCCGGGAACGCTGCACCTGCCGCGCCTCGATCTGCCGACCGTTCGCCAAACCTTGCCCGCACGGTGTCGAGATGCGCTGCACCACCCGGCACAAGACCACCGACCCGCTGCTCGGGGTGCCGTTCTGCCTGGACTGCTACGACCACACCGGCCAAGTCGTGTGGAACCACGAAGCCCCGGAACTGTGGCGCCGCACCGTCCAGGAAGCCGACCGCGAACTGGAACGCCTCGGCCGGCGGCTCGGCGTCACCCTGCGCCGCCGCTACGTCAAGGTCTACGAATTCCAGGCCCGTGGCGTCGTGCACTACCACGCGATCTTCCGGCTGGACGGCTACCACCCGGACTGCCCCACCGCGATCGTCCCCGCCGACCAGACGGTCACCCGCACCATGTTCGAAAGCGTCCTGGACACCGCGTTCCGCAAAACCGCCTACACCAGCCGCGCCCACCCCGAGCACCCCGGCGGCTGGCCAATCGGCTGGGGCACCCGCGGCCTGGACCTCAAACACATCAACGCCCCCGGCGCGGACGCCAACCTGGTCAAACTCACCGGCTACCTCGCCAAGTACGTCACCAAAAGCACCGAAGCCACCGGCTCCACCTTCCGCCGCCTCGACCAGCTCGCCGTCGACCTGCACACCGACTCGACCACGCACGTCGGCCGGCTGATCCGGGCCTGCTGGACACTCGGCGCCGCCGACGGCTGGCAACGGCTGCGCCGCTACGCCCACCAGTACGGCCACGGCGGCCACATCACCACCAAAAGCCGGGGCTTCTCGGTCACCTACGCCTTCAAACGCCTCGAACGCGTCATCTGGCGCCGCACCCAAGGCCACCCCCACCTCTGGGACGACCAAGAAGCCGACCTCGTCGTCTGCCGACTCGGCTACCACGCCACCGGCTGGATCACCACCGGCGACGCCCTACTCGCCAACAGCGCCGCCGACGCCGCCCGCCGCCACGCCCACAACCTCGACTACGCCGACCCGGACCCAGCGACCACGGTCCACCCCCTCGCCGCCTGA
- a CDS encoding Pycsar system effector family protein — protein MTTTDHLTTAITDVNAQMGRIDTKAAMLLAGSLTAASVGVAIIAKVPLTGPATTTAVLTVATICAAVILLMTAVRPALRGNHGFVRWAAAPTISALLTEFEQTDREHAAYQAHQLISLSRSVQRKYRLIRLATDLMRGAVVLAVLTALTNTLV, from the coding sequence ATGACCACCACCGACCACCTCACCACCGCCATCACCGACGTCAACGCCCAGATGGGCCGCATCGACACCAAAGCAGCCATGCTGCTCGCCGGTTCCCTGACCGCCGCGTCCGTCGGCGTCGCCATCATCGCCAAAGTCCCGCTGACCGGCCCGGCCACCACTACAGCCGTCCTCACGGTCGCCACCATCTGTGCTGCCGTCATCTTGCTGATGACCGCCGTGCGGCCCGCGCTGCGCGGCAACCACGGATTCGTCCGCTGGGCCGCAGCGCCCACCATCTCCGCCCTGCTCACCGAGTTCGAGCAGACCGACCGCGAACACGCGGCCTACCAAGCCCACCAACTGATCAGCCTGTCGCGCTCCGTGCAGCGCAAATACCGGCTCATCCGGCTCGCCACCGACCTGATGCGAGGTGCTGTCGTCCTCGCCGTCCTGACCGCCCTGACCAACACCCTCGTCTGA
- a CDS encoding RRQRL motif-containing zinc-binding protein, producing the protein MHFYDPTGERYGLPTYPFRMAPTGLATRRQLREQNLRPGGQEIAAQIMWRRGDRVAYLYRIDLAVAKRTASPAQLAAVGRALAARRTCPKCGELQTYYIPRRTGACLDCASSGSAQ; encoded by the coding sequence ATGCACTTTTACGACCCCACCGGCGAGCGGTACGGCCTGCCCACCTATCCGTTCCGGATGGCCCCGACCGGCCTCGCCACCCGCCGCCAACTGCGCGAACAGAACCTTCGTCCCGGCGGACAGGAGATCGCCGCGCAGATCATGTGGCGTCGCGGCGACCGCGTCGCCTACCTGTACCGCATCGACCTCGCCGTCGCGAAACGCACGGCCAGCCCCGCCCAGCTCGCCGCCGTCGGCCGGGCACTCGCCGCCCGCCGGACCTGCCCCAAGTGCGGAGAGCTTCAGACCTACTACATCCCGCGCCGCACCGGCGCCTGCCTCGACTGCGCCTCCTCGGGAAGTGCCCAATGA
- a CDS encoding RRQRL motif-containing zinc-binding protein, with protein MTTRTNPFLDALGARTGIKVEFYDPEGRRYGFPTFPFRLAPDGLATLRQLRAEGLRPNGQDPVAQILWRHRKQRRVAFLYRRDLAAPKRTATPAQRRALAKALLARRTCGLCGRVQTYFIPRSTGACLTCDSGR; from the coding sequence ATGACCACACGAACCAACCCGTTCCTCGACGCGCTCGGCGCGCGCACCGGCATCAAGGTCGAGTTCTACGACCCCGAAGGACGCCGGTACGGCTTCCCGACCTTCCCCTTCCGCTTGGCTCCTGACGGGCTGGCCACCCTGCGCCAGCTACGAGCCGAAGGGCTGCGACCCAACGGGCAAGACCCGGTCGCACAGATCCTCTGGCGGCACCGCAAGCAACGCCGCGTCGCGTTCCTCTACCGCCGTGATCTGGCGGCTCCCAAACGCACCGCCACCCCGGCACAACGGCGCGCCTTGGCGAAAGCCCTGCTCGCCCGCCGCACCTGCGGCCTGTGCGGCCGCGTCCAGACCTACTTCATCCCGCGCTCGACCGGCGCGTGCCTGACCTGCGACTCCGGGAGGTAG